The genomic DNA cgagaacggcaaagaaatgcatcaAAATGAGAAAGGCAAGTGCGGGGCGTGcagttctattgtttttgcccatgataaacctattgttttgtggcgttctcgttgcaCTCGTCGTCGTCGTTTAAGGTCCCTCATAATTATAGCGAGAATCCGCCATTTCGACCACTTCAGTGTTGATAGTAGTAAAGGGTTGTACAATTACAATGGAACCtagtttaattttaattaaactaGGCTATTAAAATAGCCAGGCTCACACGAGTCTCATATAGCTCAGTTGTAAAGCATATGGACTGAAGAGGTCGTACCTTATTAGTACTTAATTTCGCGAATTTGGTGAGACAGTACTTTTCGCGAGCTTATATTTTCGCAATTTCAATGggcaaatatgaaaaaaaaatggcattaAATCTCGCTATTTAAGCCTTCAcaacttcattttatttttttttttaagtctgaACTTTTAAAATCCTAGATAAACTAGAACaagcaaaacgcaaatttgaAAATTAAGTGTATAGCGTCGTGGATACGTATTGTCTCATTGTCAAAGCCATGTAACACGCAATTATTGCCGCAAATCTTCGAATCTCGGATCTTCAGGTGGCAGTTCCTTTGAGCCATCAATTACTTCACTCATGCCCGCCTTCTACCATCCTTTGGCAGTTGACAGGGAGCCAAGCatgcgcatttttgagacgtggacggcaaccggaagtgagctgttttccctttaaaGTTgctttcacacaaccacatttgcaTTGCTAAGTATCGTTTCTCTATTAGAGACGATGACTGTAAAAGTGttggagacaccactgtcctgacACGCGAAATACTCTTTTTCAGtttccgtccgcgtctcaaaaacgcgcgtgtttAACTGTTTTTCCTAGTAGGGTCTGATCCCAAAGCGGCTGTGTTTTATTCTTTCTCAATATGTCAGATATCGCCTCGCAACTTCGCTCGACTTGACCTCTGCTCAGTAGGGctgacgctcacatggttcatatggggtacaaaactagcactacactctaatcagttaagtcttttgaaatataagtgcttcatgtccaacgtttgtaaaaacgtaacccttccttgtacttgtgcaTGTTCATTTCCGTGACTttcacatcttcagttcccacggcctccTCCCGTCTGATCTTGTATcttagtcggtagagcagcggtgagctaacccgaaggtcgtgggttcaattccaaccgtggtcagagtttttctctgtccttgtgtgggcccatttccatcagtcaGTGATCagtggggctaacgctcacatgattcatatggggtacaaaaatCACActgtaatcagttaagtctgttgaaacataagtgctacacggccaacgtttcagtaaaaacgtaacccttcctgtacttgtacatgttcattgccgtgactttaacatcttcagttcccacgacctgctcccgtctgaccatGTAGCTGAGTCGGTGCAGCGGTGATCtaaattcccaccctggtcagagtttttctctgtccttgtgtgggcccatttccatcagtagggcgaacgctcacatggttcatatggggtaccaaactagcacttcacattacattctaatcagttaagttcGTAAATAATTGTTGTCACGTCTGAAGATGTTAAATGTGACAAGACATTTCACTACAggaaaaaatgcattttgtGGAAGCCTACACACAAAATTTAGCCATACAACCTTTCACATTTTTACCGATGAGAATTAAAGTACAGACTGCACGTTCAAAATAAAACTGTTTTAGAGAACGAAAGGAGGTAATTTGGAAATTCTTTATTATTCAGATTTTGGTGACCGCAAGGCAAACGCTGTACAGTGCAAAACGATTAAAGTGTGACAAGCAATTCGTCATCCATCATACCTTATTCTGAGTCACGATTCAtgaaaagcctttgaaagacatttctaggctcctggTAATGTATGAAGTCTGTCTAAAGATATGCTTTATCACCTAGAACAATTTGCTCTGTTCGGATATCTCAGCTGAAAATGagatagatagacagatagatagatagtttattgaaCTGAATAAATTGCAGCCCGCGAAGGCTGAATTACATATTCATAAAACTAGAATagataaaattacaaaactTAGTATAAATGGTATTGATTATAAATCCAATTAAAATATCAATGTTAAAGTCAATGTTCATTGTTTCTTTTAAGACTGGAGGTTATAATAAATGTATTCTTGAAACGGTCGGTTTTCCACTTTGGTATAGAAAAATATCTGTTATGCCTAAGTGAAAGTATTGAATTGTGTTCTTGGGAGGGAGCAGCTTATTTAAACGGTTATCACTGTCTTTTACTATGGCGTCGAACATCTTATCGCAGATAGCTTCATTATAAGTAGTAATCTCTGGAATACCAAGAAAATATAGAGCATCGTTGTACGCTATACTAGGGCAGATGATTGCCAATGCTCTTTTCTGGATGCGCTCCAGTTCGATTTTCAAATACTTTGGTAGTGCATGATGGAACACAGGTACTGCGTAAGTTAGGATGGATCCAACACAAGTGGTATAGAATAGCACAAGGTCACTAAAGGGCACTTTTGCCCTTTTTAGTTGTACCAGAAAATACAAACGCTTGGCAGCTTTTTTGACTATCTCGTAGGGGAGCAGGGAtagcacagtggtgagagcacgcgcctcccaccaatgtggtccaggttcgattcccggacccgAAGCCATAactgggttgagtttgtgttggttctcttctctgcttcgagggtttttctccgagtTCTCCGGTCTTTCCCCCTCAGCAAAAAACcaacatacagctgattccagctggctgtaagctgtgatCCAAGGTCACGCATGGACCGTAttgcggctgccagaggcgccattgtatactttcggttcgaccttgttgagctgcgtcgtgctgtactttgcgacggcgattagccgcggcagttattgttattattgttattgttaatatGATTGTTCCACGAAAGATTATGTGATATTGTTACGCCAAGCAACTTTGCACTTTGAACGATTTCTAATTCCTCTCCGTTGATAAGGATAGGGTTGAACTCCGGTGATTTCTTGGCGAAAGAAATTTGCagctctttacatttgtcgTTGTTGAGTTGAACTCTGTTGTCGATAGACCACTGGATAACTTGATTGGTAATAAGTTGTGACTTGCTTTCATTACCTTTGACAACAATCTCAGATATTGTcgtgtcatcaacatatttccatAGCTGAGCATTTAAAGAGATGATTTCCAAGTCGTTGATCAGGACAAGGAACAACCATGGACCAAGTTTAGTTCCCTGAGGGACCCCCGATGGCACAGGTCCCCACTCAGAGAATCAACCGTCAGATAATTTGATTCGCTGAGAACGGTCAGATAGAAAGTCGATAATCCAATTGATGATGTTATTCGGTAAATCTAATCTACCCCGCTTGCCTACCAAGATCGAGTGGTCTATGAGATTAAAAGCTTTTGGGTAGTCGAAAAGTATCACTCTAGCTGTTGCGACCTTTTCCATCAGTTCCTTTCGCCCAGTTGTGTACCATGTCTATTAAAGCTTGAGTTGTTGATGACTTAGGAATAGCACCATATTGATTTGGATCGAGAACTTTTAAGACAGCCGGCTTCACGGCCACGATACAATCTTCAGCAACTTTCGATAGACATGAAGTTAAAGAGATGGGTCTTAGATCTTTCTTTAAGTCATTTACTGGTTTCTTCTTCTGTAATGGTGACACATTGGCAAGTTTCCACATGTGAGGTAGACGTTGTTCAACGAAAGAGGCACTTATTATCTTACTAACTGGATAAGCGAAGAGGTCAGCGTATTCACGTAGTAACCAATTAGGTATATCATCAGGACCGCTTGCCTTTGATGGATTGAGTTTCGACAACAACTTGTGTATACGGAGCTCCGATGTATGAGGGAATTTCGATGAAATTTCGTCAGTGGGTAGACGAGTCAGCGGCTGGTACAGACGATACTCTTGTAGGGGTTCTAAAAAGGCATCGTTGATTGCGTTCGCCAGGTCATTTGGAGAAAGTTCTTGAACATCATGAGCATGAATTTGACTTATCAGATCGCTTGAATGTTGCTGGGCTCCGCATAGTCTTTTagcttctttccaccacacCCTTGGGTTTTTCTCCTTCATATTCTCAACTTTAAGCTTGTAGAAATTTGCTTTACATACTTTCCTCTCGCGGTTTACAACATTCCTGTACAGCTTGTATTGCAGTGATTTGGGGCCCTTATTATGGAAAGCTTTTTGTCTTTTCAGAATTAGTGATTTTAAATGCTGTGTCATCCACGGGGATGAACAATCGCGAACTTTCTTGACTGGTATGAGAAGGTCAATACCCGCGTGGATTGTTTCACAGAACATGCTTAGCATGTCTTCGCAGCTTTCAAAGGAGGTAAACAGACTAGGCCAATCTATACTGCTTAAGAATCTTCCCATTTCGGCTTTGCGGCTTGCTCGCATATCACGCTTGAATACATACTTCGTTGAGCAACTGCTAACACGAGTCCTTGGTTGTGCTGCTATAGTATTATGGTCTGAAAGACCGAACGGCGGAAAATGACGTGGATCATCATAGAAATCATGTAGGTTGGTCAGTATCAAGTTGAGGATTGCGTCCTTTCTGGTTGGCTTTTTAACGATTTGCTTAAGAGGAAAGTGCTTCTTCGACGATTTAATGTCGAGGTGATTAAAGTCACCCGCAACAATAAGTGCACAGTTGGGAAATTCGACTCAGCAAGAGAGAGAGACCTGAACAAATGCTCGCTCATAGAGGAGTTCTCGGTCTCAGCCCAGTGAGGATGGTAAACTACAGCAACAATAAGGGAAGAGAAAACTCTTGGCAGGCGGTTTGGCCGTAATTGTACCCACAAGACTTCGTGATCGTCACAACAGGACAATTCTTGAAGTTGTTTGAATCTGGAAACGTTTTCTTTAATACAGAGGCAAACTCCGCCATGATCGTTCGACATTCGATCTCTCCGAATGATGGAATAACCAGGAATATCTACAACGGTGTTTGCGATGGTTATTTTCAGCCAAGTTTCGGTAATAAAGGCGAGATCAACTTGAGTACGAAGGAGAAATTATTGCACTTCCACTAACTTTGGTACAAGAgacggcaagatttccgcacaggtccctacttcattatgcatacactcctttgtttcaaaatagcgaaaacaatagacgtcctttgggactgtggcgctttgttctttctttttagaggtttttttttctaagtctatatgtacttaaaaaaaaccggtcgaacttctgtcggAAATACgtaaaatcgaacagtttttcctgcaatttcggcacttttcctgcaattttacccatttttcagttttagaataagcgcaagaagtggagtttcaagcaatcgttgtaatagggttcagattcgcaaacataacaaacaaaccaaataaaagtactgtactgtcataagaaatataatggctacctgctctttttatcgtgaaattggtCTTCCTGTCTGtctaaaaattcgccgagacactgcaaagtgtatattttcttcctttcctgtatttaggatcacgaacggtgcatttagagggattttgcgatttatcgctctttgtagagatcggcaatatgctcaatgatacttccaagtaaatagctttggtagagatccatggatgttcccctacgaggcatacttcgtttcactccccatcatgtcttttcaatgccctgctgtgggctcgtttgtctgggtcgacgaagtttaggcgatggttaactgcggtcagatgatgttagcccttgtcttgtaggcagttgtaaactttccggccacaggtagctagggctaatattttttcaaggaaagtttacggtcagaaaattaatatgtgttctggcggattgaaggctgtccattgcagttttttcttgagcatcgcgaaacagatcatctcccgatgcggcactttgtctttgccaactgactgcgttttcacaaaGGTTTTGGACAcagaagacgaaagtaaattgctttctttgcaccactctatgcacaactctgaaaaggctataaagcagggacaatttccaaatgatcaaatctcccattgctgtgacccttttacttcggtagccatcttgattattacgaagacacaagtttgcttcaaaagaagggaaacatgaaacgattttaattgcaatgaactcgtgcatgaaagtttcccatgaaagatgcaccaatcagactttaagcgtggtatactcttccacgcagtgaacttataagtgtgccgcacgcacggggcatgaaggaaaagcaggtcacagttcacagcaatactggaaaacctaaaactatcacagggactaaccttaagcctaaacagtgcctttagtcgtgactagggttacggttagcattattaaagggatgggttgtttcaagagtagtaaaacagggatctcttaacggtaacctacaagtgtaagttcgattgtaggtgctcggcgcggcacgtgtatataattacgtatcattgttatgtaaatagtcagccagaattcaaaataaatatcattttcaaggtgtgaattagcaacttgacacgttagttcagtggtaaagaacagggacaagtaatccagagtgACATATCATAGGATAAAATGgtagaaaaagccgagcgggatttggaaataagaacaagacgaagggatagaaaggggaaagctgggacaaaaacgagtaacggtgtgggcgatgaagggaaagaagagagagagggagggagagaaaaaatgacatccgtttttattcatctcgtaagtacaaattacccatgtatatattcggttctcttgggtatacgtattgttctacaaaacaatagcgcgaatgaataattaatttattctgcatgcataatgaggTAGGGACCTGTACGAAAATCATTCCCAAGAGACATTACGTTTGATACCATGATCTTTGGTGTATAAACAACCGATCTCTGAGGAGATTGATCTGAAGGATTTGGTCCCGAAACCCGTACTCCATCCCGCGAGGGCACTTGTAGATAGTTTACCACAGTTGAGGGCCTACGTTttcctggttgcgaatcttttaggtgatgttttagtaaagaaatttATAGCTGTCTGCCATCGtaaaaccgaaattcttagaacaatTTGattctcccgaacacatatttcaccgaagattattgCAGATTATTGTTGGGTGACCCTGGGTTTTCACTGTCAGACCATtgtcaaaaccattcaacaaataaagtctagaatcaaagagataaaagaaactctctcgcaaaggttcaggtctgtgcgatgtttcgtgcgggaaaCATTCAAGGAAATGTTTTAGTCAAATTTACAAGGCCTTGAATTGAGacaaggttacgtttatacaaacgttggccgtgtagcacttgtattttaaacagagt from Montipora capricornis isolate CH-2021 chromosome 2, ASM3666992v2, whole genome shotgun sequence includes the following:
- the LOC138034580 gene encoding uncharacterized protein; translation: MGRFLSSIDWPSLFTSFESCEDMLSMFCETIHAGIDLLIPVKKVRDCSSPWMTQHLKSLILKRQKAFHNKGPKSLQYKLYRNVVNRERKVCKANFYKLKVENMKEKNPRVWWKEAKRLCGAQQHSSDLISQIHAHDVQELSPNDLANAINDAFLEPLQEYRLYQPLTRLPTDEISSKFPHTSELRIHKLLSKLNPSKASGPDDIPNWLLREYADLFAYPVSKIISASFVEQRLPHMWKLANVSPLQKKKPVNDLKKDLRPISLTSCLSKVAEDCIVAVKPAVLKVLDPNQYGAIPKSSTTQALIDMVHNWAKGTDGKGRNS